A stretch of the Danio rerio strain Tuebingen ecotype United States chromosome 18, GRCz12tu, whole genome shotgun sequence genome encodes the following:
- the sb:cb81 gene encoding mRNA decay activator protein ZFP36L1-like — translation MPSNFLTPFLELDDEFCKSFRGIDLTDATQKQRVVGFQRRHSLCPVTLPNSKFNSTDSSLWPLPALNQSWSLEKKQQLPRSSLNHIPFRVDRSVSMIESHVSGLESPTTTNNPLPPPPPGLNISNCSPKLLSTSSSAPMSTRYKTELCRTFEESGTCKYGAKCQFAHGMEELRGLNRHPKYKTEPCRTFHTIGFCPYGARCHFIHNAEEQMGLSENTHIRERPQLLRQSVSFSGFSSQKQNFSGFHAVPDALAFSRSSSVSPPPSTGSPDLLSPLFPEPGSLKSSHPFSDLGPNGNFYAISDAESVQNLAYALKGLQRSASADSLSDQDGYTSSSSLSGCDSPSLEGKRLPIFSRLSVSDD, via the exons AGTTTCCGTGGCATTGACCTGACCGATGCCACACAGAAGCAGCGTGTGGTTGGATTCCAGCGCAGACACTCGCTATGCCCGGTGACTCTTCCCAACTCTAAATTCAACAGTACGGACAGCAGTTTATGGCCCCTGCCGGCCCTCAACCAATCCTGGAGCCTCGAGAAAAAACAGCAGCTTCCGCGTTCCTCCCTGAACCACATCCCATTCAGAGTGGACCGTTCCGTGAGCATGATCGAGAGTCATGTGAGTGGATTAGAGAGTCCAACAACCACCAATAATCCTCTCCCACCACCACCGCCAGGTCTAAACATCAGCAACTGCTCTCCAAAACTCCTCAGCACCAGCTCATCTGCTCCGATGTCCACCCGATATAAAACAGAGCTCTGTCGTACGTTTGAAGAAAGCGGCACTTGTAAATACGGAGCCAAATGCCAATTCGCTCATGGGATGGAAGAGCTGAGAGGTTTAAACAGGCATCCCAAGTATAAAACCGAACCGTGTCGTACTTTTCACACTATTGGCTTCTGCCCGTATGGTGCCCGCTGCCACTTTATACACAACGCAGAAGAGCAGATGGGGctttcagaaaacacacacatccGAGAGCGGCCGCAGTTGCTTCGACAGAGCGTCAGCTTTAGCGGATTCTCATCGCAGAAGCAAAACTTCAGTGGCTTTCATGCTGTGCCTGATGCTTTGGCCTTTTCCAGATCGTCTTCGGTATCTCCGCCGCCATCTACAG GCAGTCCAGATTTGCTGTCTCCTCTATTTCCCGAGCCTGGAAGCCTGAAAAGCAGCCATCCATTTTCAGATCTGGGTCCCAATGGGAACTTCTACGCCATTAGTGATGCAGAAAGTGTGCAAAACCTTGCATATGCGCTCAAGGGTCTGCAAAGAAGTGCGTCCGCAGACTCTCTTTCTGACCAGGACGGATACACCAGCTCCAGCAGTCTGAGCGGCTGCGATTCTCCCAGTCTGGAGGGCAAACGTCTGCCCATTTTCAGTCGCCTGTCTGTCTCAGATGACTAG